The proteins below are encoded in one region of Plasmodium relictum strain SGS1 genome assembly, chromosome: 5:
- a CDS encoding 2-oxoglutarate dehydrogenase E1 component, translating to MLFQNNLVRKKVNYTKKLFHLSVCSYNDNVNPSMASYIESAYKIWRKDKNSLHKSWDSYFSMVSKDAGNELSNTVGIVDVIGERSNDNVMNKLLKNNPLSITYVNQEMLEKGKTHNIYDLARIVQLIRWYQKKGHLYANINPLPLPKNPPYTSISYNPDKRKISYEDFGFTKDDLDKEFSFDLPSITGFLSDNKKCTLRTLIKRLEETYCGTIGFEYLHITDENVVNYIVKRIEKDTKFEYDTNMKKRILEYTARAFLFENYMAAKFATTKRFGIDGCESLITGMKALVKRASMLNVDSVLMGMSHRGRLNVLINVLHKPLEQMMSEFRGKTGFSDNIWGNTGDVKYHLGVEIDHFDKDSNRYIHMGVVDNSSHLESVDPILMGQARAQQYYCNDKEKKKVLPITIHGDASIAGQGIAYETMQMSKLPSYSVGGTIHIVVNNQIGFTTYPVDGRSGKYCTDIAKCIEAPIIHVNADDPEAVTYVFELALDIRNKFNIDTIIDIIGYRKFGHNELDMPKFTNPLLYDMIARHKSVLDIYSQKLIDEKVITAKEFEESKRNIFNFYERVYEQSKSFVPTPKEKYLPQWEHMVTPQKFSPSRKTGVEKNVLINLGKQIFTLRENFHAHPTITKLFKSRISSLETGKNIDFGTAELLAYATLLSDGFHARLSGQDSQRGTFSHRHAVLHDQVTYESYNIFESLKTPHTFEVNNSLLSEYASLGYEIGYSYEHPDALVIWEAQFGDFANGAQVMIDNYIASGETKWNKQSGIVMLLPHGYDGQGPEHSSARIERFLQLCDDREDIATYHIEKDQKIIQQHNMQVINCTKPSNLFHAIRRQMHRSFRKPLIAITPKRMLKMRMTFDVIENFLTSTEFLPYLPEEFGHKLKEKEHIKRIILCSGQVYYDLLNYRETNRIQDVAIARIEQLSPFPFKSFMKDLQTYPNLRDVIWAQEEHMNMGPWFYVSRRIEAAIKQLKKDNPNWNIERSEVNYSGRDVYAAQSAGDLNLHLYQLDEFLVDAFDLKKEYNMHAQKYTNSL from the exons atgTTATTTCAGAATAATTTGgtaagaaaaaaagtaaattatacaaaaaagTTATTTCATTTAAGTGTTTGTTCTTACAATGATAACGTTAATCCCAGTATGGCTTCTTATATAGAAAGTGCATATAAGATATGGAGAAAAGACAA aaattcGTTGCACAAATCATGGGATTCTTATTTTTCGATGGTTTCAAAAGATGCAGGAAATGAATTGTCAAATACAGTGGGAATAGTAGATGTAATAGGTGAAAGAAGTAATGACAATGTAATGAATAAACTGTTAAAAAATAATCCTCTTAGTATTACTTATGTAAATCAAGAAATGCTAGAAAAAGGTAAAAcacataatatatatgatttagCACGAATTGTTCAACTCATTAGATGGTATCAGAAAAAAGGGCATTTATATGCTAATATTAATCCTTTGCCATTACCGAAAAATCCTCCTTATACTAGTATTTCATATAATCctgataaaagaaaaatatctTATGAGGATTTTGGATTTACAAAAGATGATTTAGATAAAGAATTTTCTTTTGATTTGCCTTCAATTACTGGTTTTTTaagtgataataaaaaatgtactTTAAGaactttaataaaaagattaGAAGAAACATATTGCGGTACCATTGGATTTGAATATTTGCATATAACAGATGAAAACGTAGTAAATTATATTGTAAAAAGAATTGAAAAAGATACTAAATTTGAATATGATacaaatatgaaaaaaagaatattagaATATACAGCAAGagcatttttatttgaaaattaCATGGCAGCGAAATTTGCAACAACGAAAAGATTTGGTATAGATGGATGTGAATCTTTAATAACAGGAATGAAAGCATTAGTAAAACGAGCTTCTATGTTAAATGTAGATAGTGTATTAATGGGTATGTCTCATAGAGGAAGATTAAACGTTTTAATTAATGTTTTACATAAACCATTAGAACAAATGATGTCAGAATTCAGAGGTAAAACTGGTTTTAGTGATAATATATGGGGGAATACAGGTGATGTAAAATATCATTTGGGTGTAGAAATTGATCATTTTGATAAAGACTCTAATCGATATATCCATATGGGAGTTGTAGACAATTCTTCTCATTTAGAATCAGTTGATCCTATTTTAATGGGACAAGCAAGAGCTCAACAATATTACTGCAAtgataaagaaaagaaaaaagtgtTGCCAATTACTATTCATGGAGATGCTTCAATAGCAGGGCAAGGTATTGCTTATGAAACCATGCAGATGTCAAAATTGCCAAGTTATAGTGTTGGAGGCACTATACATATTGTTGTTAATAATCAAATTGGTTTTACTACTTATCCAGTTGATGGAAGATCAGGTAAGTATTGTACTGATATCGCAAAATGTATAGAAGCCCCGATTATACATGTTAACGCTGATGATCCTGAAGCGGTTACATATGTATTTGAATTAGCTTTAgatataagaaataaatttaatattgaTACAATTATTGATATTATTGGGTATAGAAAATTTGGGCATAACGAATTGGATATGCCTAAGTTTACAAATCCATTGTTATACGATATGATTGCAAGACATAAATCTGTGTTAGATATTTATAGTCAAAAATTAATAGATGAAAAAGTGATAACTGCAAAGGAGTTTGAAGaaagtaaaagaaatatttttaatttttatgaaagaGTATACGAACAATCAAAATCTTTTGTTCCAACaccaaaagaaaaatatttaccaCAATGGGAACACATGGTAACACCTCAAAAATTCTCACCATCTAGAAAAACAGGAGttgaaaaaaatgttttgaTTAATCTTGGAAAACAAATCTTTACTTTACGTGAAAATTTTCATGCACATCCCACTATAAccaaattatttaaaagtcGTATTAGCAGTTTAGAAACTGGTAAGAACATTGATTTTGGTACAGCAGAACTTTTAGCGTATGCAACTTTGCTTTCAGATGGTTTTCATGCTCGTCTTTCTGGTCAAGATTCTCAAAGAGGAACTTTTTCTCATAGACATGCTGTATTACATGATCAAGTTACATATGAAtcttataatatatttgaatCATTGAAGACACCTCATACTTTTGAAGTAAATAACTCCTTACTTTCAGAATACGCTAGTTTAGGTTATGAAATAGGTTATAGTTATGAGCATCCAGATGCTTTAGTTATATGGGAAGCACAATTTGGAGATTTTGCAAATGGAGCACAAGTTATGATTGATAATTATATCGCATCAGGAGAAACAAAATGGAATAAACAATCAGGAATTGTTATGTTGTTACCTCATGGTTATGATGGGCAAGGGCCTGAACATTCTTCTGCACGAATTGAACGATTTTTGCAATTGTGTGATGATAGAGAAGATATAGCTACATATCATATTGAAAAAgatcaaaaaattattcaacAACATAATATGCAAGTAATTAACTGTACTAAACCATCTAATTTGTTTCATGCTATAAGAAGGCAAATGCATAGATCTTTTAGAAAACCATTAATTGCTATTACTCCAAAAAGGATGTTAAAAATGAGAATGACATTTGATGttatagaaaattttttgacATCAACTGAATTTTTACCGTATTTACCGGAAGAATTTGGTCATaagttaaaagaaaaagagcatattaaaagaattattttatgCTCAGGGCAAGTTtattatgatttattaaattatagaGAAACAAATAGAATCCAAGATGTTGCCATTGCAAGAATAGAACAATTATCTCCATTTCCATTCAAAAGTTTTATGAAAGATTTACAAACATATCCTAATTTGAGAGATGTTATATGGGCTCAAGAAGAACATATGAATATGGGTCCCTGGTTTTATGTATCACGTCGTATTGAAGCAGCAATCAagcaattaaaaaaagataatccGAATTGGAACATTGAAAGATCAGAAGTTAATTATTCAGGTAGAGATGTATACGCTGCACAATCAGCTGGTGATCTTAATTTACATTTATATCAATTAGATGAATTTTTAGTTGATGcttttgatttaaaaaaagaatataatatGCATGCGCAGAAGTATACTAATTCATTATGA
- the PK1 gene encoding protein kinase 1, putative, which translates to MDLIKIYKKNEIIKDYVNIYFDDEKSKYNLKKKISYKILHIIGNGVYGVVYKADCLDNCSIVALKQTYQKNARIFKEIEIMKKLKHPNIVKLKHAFYTNTSNGVYVHMVMEYGNIDLATSLYYITLKDSNEIINSTYNTTKNNNISNNSTTTNNINNNTNNNINDNNNNNTNNNINDNNNNNTNNNINDNNNNNNNSKVNHSINNSHKNEDDELYSIKNEKCDFNYDDTKIELRNSKNRNVNNFNNINEINNQNKEKIINVYDDNDNNRISNNTNVNDCNNLINNFHVNVLNESINNICPSHNLSEYIKKNFLNQNQIKIYLYQLIRATLYLHSLRITHRDIKPQNILIFLNNANNNISNKSCDNEKCVICLQNSFEHKIIMNNKNKEKNSQNNKKKINENVITDININNDLHENLKKVGKVVNDNENQIGRRGKIENVNKKKNKNSDLKNFYLEDNGKSAKSDYTYSNEESIKNKSRVDDLEKTSIKLKKIKLHVGIQRNDKKNDDSIFYVNNKKENVKKKISLEKSKGISFFNDKGNTTTNNNNIKEKHYRSSNSRFIQLKNKINSSTIERKINNFNNSFGRIRKSRSLTNLSEEKSSVLANINDKYIYTTKKDFKKCFKRNKTDITVSRVNNNSNFGKTGNNFNDINNNFMNNENNNEIKKKKKIINQNLNIYDIDLCEQNDKDKTYMSSIMYKYIKLCDFNSSIKLKENYKYFSYVCSRYYRAPELLFGSNYYSQEIDTWSIGCVMGELILGKPLFLGDCASDQLVEIIKILGTPNDEDFLSFRSVYKNVKFPDIKPITLKKLINHNCSKDSIDLLSKLLQFNPKKRIKLCNALLHNYFDDIRNLKVFKVFNKQISSDNNFSLPYNTNCFNFTKEELLHFTVEERKILIPLEVRRKKIDEVKQYINMSLENFDKLYPNKIHLTC; encoded by the exons AtggatttaataaaaatatataaaaaaaatgaaataattaaagactatgtaaatatttattttgatgatgaaaaatcaaaatacaatttaaaaaaaaaaattagttatAAAATTCTTCATATTATAGGAAATGGGGTATATGGTGTAGTATATAAGGCTGACTGTTTAGATAATTGTAGTATAGTAGCCTTAAAACAAACATATCAAAAAAATGCAAGAATTTTTAAGGAAATtgaaattatgaaaaaattaaaacacccaaatattgtaaaattaaaacacGCTTTTTATACGAATACTTCTAATGGGGTATATGTGCATATGGTAATGGAATATGGAAATATTGATTTAGCCACttcattatattatattacttTAAAAGATTCTAATGAAATTATTAACAGTACATATAATACTACtaagaataataatattagcAACAATTCTACTACtactaataatattaataataacactaataataacattaatgataataataataataacactaataataacattaatgataataataataataacactaataataacattaatgataataataataataataataatagtaaggTTAACCATAGTATCAATAATTcacataaaaatgaagatgatgaattatattctattaaaaatgaaaaatgtgATTTTAATTATGATGATACGAAAATAGAATTGagaaattcaaaaaataggAACGTCaacaattttaataatataaatgaaataaataaccaaaataaagagaaaattattaatgtatatgatgataatgataataatagaaTTAGTAATAATACTAATGTTAATGattgtaataatttaataaataattttcatgtaaatgttttaaatgaaagtataaataatatatgccCATCTCATAATTTAAgtgaatatattaaaaaaaattttcttaatcaaaatcaaataaaaatatatttatatcaatTAATTAGAGCAACGTTATATTTGCATAGTCTTCGCATTACACATAGAGATATTAAACCTCAgaatattcttatttttctaaataatgCAAATAATAACATTTCCAATAAAAGTTgtgataatgaaaaatgtGTGATTTGTCTTCAAAATTCTTTTgaacataaaattattatgaataataaaaataaagagaaaaattcacaaaataacaaaaaaaaaattaatgaaaatgttATTACTGatataaacataaataatgatttacatgaaaatttaaaaaaagtaggAAAAGTTGTAAATGATAACGAAAATCAGATAGGAAGAAGaggaaaaatagaaaatgttaataaaaaaaaaaataaaaattccgatttaaaaaatttttatttagaagATAATGGCAAATCAGCAAAAAGCGATTACACATATTCAAATGAAGaaagtattaaaaataaatcaagaGTTGATGATCTAGAAAAAACtagtataaaattaaaaaaaataaagttacaTGTAGGAATCCAAAGGAAtgacaaaaaaaatgatgattctattttttatgtaaataataaaaaagaaaatgtaaaaaaaaaaatatctttagaaaaaagtaaaggtatttctttttttaatgataaagGAAATACTActactaataataataatataaaagagaAGCATTATCGTAGCAGTAATAGCAGATTCATAcaattgaaaaataaaataaatagtagTACTatagaaagaaaaataaataattttaataatagttTTGGAAGGATAAGAAAATCAAGGAGTTTGACCAATTTAAGTGAAGAAAAATCAAGTGTGTTGgcaaatataaatgataaatatatatacacaacaaaaaaagattttaaaaaatgttttaaacgAAATAAAACAGACATAACTGTGTCACGAGtgaataataattcaaattttGGGAAAACtggaaataattttaatgatataaataataatttcatgaataatgaaaataataatgaaataaaaaaaaaaaaaaaaattataaatcaaaatttaaatatatatgatatagATTTATGTGAGCAAAATGACAAAGATAAAACATACATGAGTAGTATTATgtataaatacataaaattgtgcgattttaattcttctattaaattaaaagaaaattataaatattttagttACGTATGTTCAAGATATTATAGAGCACCTGAATTATTATTTGGATCAAATTACTATAGTCAGGAAATAGATACTTGGTCAATTG gATGTGTTATGGGAGAATTGATACTAGGAAAACCGTTATTCTTGGGAGATTGCGCATCAGATCAATTAGTggagataataaaaatattaggaACACCTAATGATGAagattttttatcatttagaagtgtttataaaaatgtaaaattcCCAGATATAAAACCAATAActttaaagaaattaataaatcataacTGTTCTAAAGACagtattgatttattaagtAAATTACTTCAGTTTAATCCTAAGAAGAGGATCAAATTATGTAACGCATTATTGCATAATTATTTTGATGATATTAGAAATTTAAAAGTTTTTAAGGTTTTTAATAAGCAAATTAGTTCAGATAATAATTTCTCTTTACCGTATAATACTAACTGctttaattttacaaaagaAGAATTGTTACATTTTACTGTAGAAGagagaaaaatattaataccTTTAGAGGTgcgaagaaaaaaaatagatgaaGTTAAGcagtatataaatatgtcTTTGGAAAATTTTGATAAACTATACCCaaataaaattcatttaacatgttaa
- a CDS encoding ATP-dependent RNA helicase prh1, putative: protein MNELPILKYKDEIKRLLKENNLVIIKGETGCGKTTQVPQIINDIYFNNKKNELNKKKNDNKKKKKKMLISLPRKVATITVAERVAKEMNRGEVGSYVGYTIRFKNVCSKETRIKFVTDGILIREIMNNPLLKKYKFLILDEIHERSIRTDVLLGYTKILLEKRKNLKIILMSATFDINIFNHFFNNPPIISIPHKLHKITIFYPKKTIEDYLLSIVCTILQIHFGNSHIKSEGNIYYSTFENDNDEKYSIQQNEKEKENEQDDSVIDKQDFIREKKKKKDSLGDILVFLPGQEEIEMVNIMLKEKLKIIYKGTLLSKLISNENQNQDNQFLNKMNRVLNADNQIINDICFHFGTTEIIPDKIYTMKILQLYSSLPNKKQRIIFEPVPPNTRKVILSTNIAETSVTIPNIKYVIDSGKVKIKFFDSKRGSNVLKVTQISKDSAIQRSGRAGREGPGKVFRIYTKEEYENMHPFLIPEIFRSDLTQIYLELKAMNIKNPLEFEFPENPKKEFFVHSAKMLYKINAIDINNNLTDLGKKLCLFPLNPIYANILLCSIEFNCIDEIATIIALLNCDSIFLNYNFYDDLIIINEELSKNNNEFKERKQNNKDALKEKKQDKKMKIKSEDEDEDADEENREELKANDKSKLVNVARRKLIHPDGDHLTLLHIFYLWNEASTNERKHFCNIYALNNEVLLQVEKIKIQLLEIIKNKMKVNISKKLHMHKWEKVLICLCKSCFFNIARLTSNTNVYINLVNKTKIRIHPSSTLFNSFIKPSFIFYSDVVQTKRLYARIVTKIEADWLLKYVSQKFQLKKN from the exons atgaatgaattacctattttgaaatataaagatgaaattaaaagattgttaaaagaaaataatttagtaataataaaaggaGAAACAGGATGTGGAAAAACCACTCAAGTACctcaaataataaatgacatatattttaataataaaaaaaacgaacttaataaaaaaaaaaatgataataaaaaaaaaaaaaagaaaatgctAATATCTCTTCCAAGAAAAGTGGCAACGATAACTGTTGCTGAAAGAGTAGCAAAAGAAATGAATAGAGGTGAAGTTGGTAGTTATGTTGGTTATACTATAAGATTCAAAAACGTATGCTCAAAAGAGACTAGAATTAAGTTTGTTACTGATGGAATATTAATTAGAGAAATTATGAATAATCCCTTactaaagaaatataaatttttaattctgGATGAAATACATGAGAGATCTATTAGAACTGATGTTTTATTAGGTTATACCAAAATTTTGTtagagaaaagaaaaaatttaaaaattattcttatgTCTGCTACTTTTGAtatcaatatatttaatcatttttttaataatcctCCTATCATTTCTATTCCTCATAAACTTCATaaaattacaattttttatcCGAAGAAAACAATAGAAGATTATCTCCTTTCTATTGTATGCACTATTTTGCAAATCCATTTTGGTAATTCTCATATAAAAAGTGAAGGAAATATATACTATTCTACATTTGAAAATGACAATGATGAAAAATACAGTATTCAACAAAAtgagaaagaaaaagaaaatgagcAAGATGATAGTGTTATAGATAAGCAGGATTTTATtagagagaaaaaaaaaaaaaaagatagcTTAGGAGATATTTTGGTTTTTCTTCCAGGGcaagaagaaatagaaatgGTAAATATCatgttaaaagaaaaattaaaaataatatacaagGGAACTTTATTAAGCAAATTGATTAGCAACGAAAATCAAAATCAAGATAATCAATtcttaaataaaatgaatagaGTATTAAATGCAGATAATCAAATTATTAATGACATTTGTTTTCATTTTGGTACAACTGAAATTATACcagataaaatatatactatGAAAATTTTGCAGTTGTATTCATCACTTCCTAATAAAAAGCAGAGGATAATATTTGAACCTGTTCCACCTAATACaagaaaa GTTATTTTGAGTACAAATATTGCAGAAACATCTGTTACAATTccaaatataaaatatgtaataGACAGCggtaaagtaaaaataaaattttttgattCTAAAAGAGGAAGCAATGTTTTAAAGGTTACTCAAATATCCAAAGACTCAGCTATACAAAGAAGTGGAAGAGCAGGAAGAGAAGGCCCTGGAAAAGTTTTTAGGATATATACAAAAgaagaatatgaaaatatgCATCCCTTTTTAATTCCTGAAATTTTTCGTTCTGACCTTACACAAATTTACTTGGAATTAAAA gcaatgaatataaaaaatccaTTAGAATTTGAATTTCCTGAAAATcctaaaaaagaattttttgtTCATTCAGCCAAAATgctatataaaataaatgcaattgatataaataataatttaactgATTTAGGAAAAAAATTGTGTTTATTCCCATTAAATCCTATATATGCAAATATATTGTTGTGTTCTATTGAATTTAATTGCATAGATGAGATTGCAACCATTATAGCCTTATTAAATTGCGAcagtatttttttaaattataatttttatgatgatttaattattatcaaTGAAGAGctatcaaaaaataataatgaatttaaagAAAGAAAACAAAACAATAAGGATGcgttaaaagaaaaaaagcaagataaaaaaatgaaaattaaaagtgaagatgaagatgaagatgcAGATGAAGAAAATAGAGAAGAATTAAAAGCAAATGATAAAAGTAAATTAGTTAACGTTGCAAGAAGAAAACTTATTCATCCAGATGGTGATCATTTAACtttattacatattttttatttatggaATGAAGCATCTACTAATGAAAGGAAACACTTTTGCAATATATATGCCTTAAACAATGAAGTATTACTACAAGtcgaaaaaattaaaattcaattattagaaattataaaaaataaaatgaaagtaaatatttcaaaaaaattgcaTATGCATAAATGGGAAAAGGTTTTAATATGCTTATGCAAATCATGTTTTTTCAATATAGCTAGACTAACATCAAACACAAATGTTTACATAAATTTAGTGAATAAAACTAAAATACGTATACATCCATCATCTactctttttaattcttttatcaaaccttcttttattttttactccGATGTAGTTCAAACAAAAAGATTGTATGCTCGCATTGTTACAAAAATTGAAGCAGATTGGTTACTAAAATATGTATCACAAaaatttcaattaaaaaaaaactag
- a CDS encoding zinc transporter ZIP domain-containing protein, putative has protein sequence MIPYIDKIFAFFSIFFVTLFGSIIPLCVKSYSECKIFNLVLGYSGGILLSGGLVHLLPEARKDLNKIKKQQNLHFNYPICEMFAVLGIFLIIIVEQISDYLIQKRKYERTEKPNDDNCCNECYNIFFYANKFDYINILNIIKNNKIEDNKMYFINLKNINSVESDKHIIEKICTKKSLKLGKMNMKYTGKKNVCRKIKVQDSFETNSKYKSISMKHNKKMLISKLNEKKKQNSERQPDIINDLHNHYEDDLEDGNIYFIQAFNDGIIEDYESDDTIQYNFNKAPIILLLAFSFHSIIEGITLGSVKNSYVTNFSIISHKAFASFSIGINLINMQIKKKKYILFMLLFSLMTPLGILLGLVTNIFASTSSTVIQFLPSILASIGSGTFVYISLFEIIGPLLYTYKIHNHCMHTQKNFAYFKIQYKIQIILLIIIGALSMFILTWYF, from the exons atgataccttatattgataaaatttttgctttttttagTATCTTTTTTGTAACTTTATTTGGTAGTATTATTCCATTATGTGTTAAATCTTATTCTgaatgtaaaatttttaatttag ttctaGGATATAGTGGTGGTATTCTGTTAAGTGGGGGTTTAGTTCACTTATTGCCTGAAGCAAGaaaagatttaaataaaattaaaaaacaacaaaatttacattttaatTATCCAATATGTGAAATGTTTGCTGTTTTgggtatttttttaattattattgttgAGCAGATAAGTGATTATTTAATacagaaaagaaaatatgagCGTACTGAAAAGCCCAATGATGATAATTGTTGTAATGAATGctacaatatatttttttatgcaaataaatttgattacataaatattttaaatataataaaaaataacaaaattgaagataataaaatgtattttattaatttaaagaatattaaTTCCGTTGAAAGTGATAAACatataattgaaaaaatatgcacaaaaaaatctttaaaattaggaaaaatgaatatgaaatacacaggaaaaaaaaatgtgtgTAGGAAAATTAAAGTACAAGATTCTTTTGAAACAAATTCGAAATATAAAAGCATTTCAATGAagcataataaaaaaatgctGATATccaaattaaatgaaaaaaaaaaacagaataGTGAAAGACAACCAGATATAATAAACGATTTACACAATCATTATGAAGATGATTTAGAAGATGGCAATATATACTTCATACAAGCATTTAATGATGGTATAATAGAAGATTATGAATCAGATGATACAAtacaatataattttaataaagctcctattattttattattagcattttcttttcattCAATTATAGAAGGAATAACATTAGGTAGtgtaaaaaattcatatgtTACTAACTTTTCTATAATATCACATAAAGCTTTTGCATCATTTTCTATTGgcataaatttaattaatatgcaaataaaaaaaaaaaaatatattctgtTTATGCTTCTTTTTTCATTGATGACTCCTTTAGGAATATTATTAGGTTTAGTAACTAATATTTTTGCTTCTACTTCTTCTACCGTTATTCAATTCTTACCATCTATTTTAGCATCTATTGGTTCTGGTACTTttgtttatatttctttatttgaaataattGGGCctttattatatacatataaaatacATAATCATTGTATGCACacacaaaaaaattttgcttattttaaaattcaatataaaattcaaataattttattaattataattggTGCTCTATCTATGTTTATTTTAACAtggtatttttaa